In Capsicum annuum cultivar UCD-10X-F1 chromosome 11, UCD10Xv1.1, whole genome shotgun sequence, one genomic interval encodes:
- the LOC107847602 gene encoding serine/threonine/tyrosine-protein kinase HT1 isoform X4: protein MTKLDMPHGITIFYYEFQRLWRSCPLCCQKCSLQYQRDFDGGLLQCISEVTYEDDIKKVPSPPNVSNYLISEVGYSIHIGGLMRLDVEELSVDSMYVTVWASPLIPFHMGMIENVSSMLEDHFGRQLQLSCSVKPLKLLKLRVINSVKLMLFIRACKQPPVFCVVTEYLSEGCLRAYLHKLEHKSLALEKLMALAMDIARGVEYIHSQGIIHRDLKPENILINEDFHLKIADFGIACEEAFCDLLADDPSTYRWMVPETIKRKSYGRKVDVYGFGLILWEMVAGTIPYEDMTSVQAAFAVVNKTELLLQTQLTRETAALSPSLQRDFKRVLELAPRLLEELMKGGICLLAFRWLLFHVLIGIKVAMLIYRS from the exons ATGACAAAACTGGACATGCCTCACGGGATTACGATTTTCTATTACGAGTTTCAACGGCTATGGCGTTCCTGTCCTTTGTGTTGCCAGAAATGTAGCCTGCAATATCAGAG AGATTTTGATGGAGGCCTATTACAGTGTATATCTGAAGTTACATATGAAGATGACATTAAGAAAGTTCCTTCTCCTCCTAACGTTAGCAACTATTTGATTTCAGAG GTAGGATATTCAATTCATATAGGTGGGCTGATGCGATTGGACGTGGAAGAACTATCTGTTGATTCTATGTATGTTACAGTTTGGGCATCTCCGCTGATTCCATTTCATATGGGGATGATAGAGAACGTCAGCTCAATGCTGGAAGATCATTTTGGGCGTCAGCTGCAG CTATCTTGCAGTGTGAAGCCACTGAAACTGCTCAAGTTACGAGTTATCAACTCTGTCAAGCTGATGTTG TTCATACGTGCATGCAAACAACCACCAGTTTTTTGTGTTGTTACGGAGTATCTGTCAGAGGGTTGTTTGAGAGCATACCTCCACAAGCTTGAGCATAAGTCCCTAGCCCTGGAAAAATTGATGGCACTTGCCATGGATATTGCTCGTGGAGTAGAATATATTCATTCGCAGGGCATTATTCATCGGGACCTCAAACCAGAGAATATTCTTATCAATGAGGATTTTCACCTGAAAATTGCTGACTTTGGAATTGCTTGTGAGGAGGCATTCTGTGATCTCCTGGCTGATGACCCAAGCACTTACCGTTGGATGGTACCAGAGACGATCAAGAGAAAATCATACGGCAGAAAAGTTGACGTATATGGCTTTGGACTCATTCTATGGGAAATGGTGGCTGGAACCATTCCTTATGAAGATATGACATCAGTACAGGCTGCTTTTGCTGTTGTAAACAAG ACTGAATTGTTGCTTCAAACCCAATTAACGCGTGAAACAGCAGCCTTGTCTCCAAGTTTACAGCGTGATTTCAAACGCGTGCTTGAACTCGCACCTCGGCTTCTGGAAGAATTGATGAAG GGAGGAATTTGTCTTCTTGCATTCAGATGGCTATTATTCCACGTCCTTATCGGCATTAAAGTTGCAATGTTGATTTACAGAAGCTGA
- the LOC107847602 gene encoding serine/threonine/tyrosine-protein kinase HT1 isoform X3: MPPKEEKVPIDVVELDCKDGDGVPVAGMTKLDMPHGITIFYYEFQRLWRSCPLCCQKCSLQYQRDFDGGLLQCISEVTYEDDIKKVPSPPNVSNYLISEVGYSIHIGGLMRLDVEELSVDSMYVTVWASPLIPFHMGMIENVSSMLEDHFGRQLQFIRACKQPPVFCVVTEYLSEGCLRAYLHKLEHKSLALEKLMALAMDIARGVEYIHSQGIIHRDLKPENILINEDFHLKIADFGIACEEAFCDLLADDPSTYRWMVPETIKRKSYGRKVDVYGFGLILWEMVAGTIPYEDMTSVQAAFAVVNKTELLLQTQLTRETAALSPSLQRDFKRVLELAPRLLEELMKGGICLLAFRWLLFHVLIGIKVAMLIYRS, from the exons ATGCCGCCTAAGGAAGAGAAGGTTCCAATCGACGTCGTCGAACTCGATTGTAAAGACGGCGATGGTGTTCCCGTTGCTGGAATGACAAAACTGGACATGCCTCACGGGATTACGATTTTCTATTACGAGTTTCAACGGCTATGGCGTTCCTGTCCTTTGTGTTGCCAGAAATGTAGCCTGCAATATCAGAG AGATTTTGATGGAGGCCTATTACAGTGTATATCTGAAGTTACATATGAAGATGACATTAAGAAAGTTCCTTCTCCTCCTAACGTTAGCAACTATTTGATTTCAGAG GTAGGATATTCAATTCATATAGGTGGGCTGATGCGATTGGACGTGGAAGAACTATCTGTTGATTCTATGTATGTTACAGTTTGGGCATCTCCGCTGATTCCATTTCATATGGGGATGATAGAGAACGTCAGCTCAATGCTGGAAGATCATTTTGGGCGTCAGCTGCAG TTCATACGTGCATGCAAACAACCACCAGTTTTTTGTGTTGTTACGGAGTATCTGTCAGAGGGTTGTTTGAGAGCATACCTCCACAAGCTTGAGCATAAGTCCCTAGCCCTGGAAAAATTGATGGCACTTGCCATGGATATTGCTCGTGGAGTAGAATATATTCATTCGCAGGGCATTATTCATCGGGACCTCAAACCAGAGAATATTCTTATCAATGAGGATTTTCACCTGAAAATTGCTGACTTTGGAATTGCTTGTGAGGAGGCATTCTGTGATCTCCTGGCTGATGACCCAAGCACTTACCGTTGGATGGTACCAGAGACGATCAAGAGAAAATCATACGGCAGAAAAGTTGACGTATATGGCTTTGGACTCATTCTATGGGAAATGGTGGCTGGAACCATTCCTTATGAAGATATGACATCAGTACAGGCTGCTTTTGCTGTTGTAAACAAG ACTGAATTGTTGCTTCAAACCCAATTAACGCGTGAAACAGCAGCCTTGTCTCCAAGTTTACAGCGTGATTTCAAACGCGTGCTTGAACTCGCACCTCGGCTTCTGGAAGAATTGATGAAG GGAGGAATTTGTCTTCTTGCATTCAGATGGCTATTATTCCACGTCCTTATCGGCATTAAAGTTGCAATGTTGATTTACAGAAGCTGA
- the LOC107847602 gene encoding serine/threonine/tyrosine-protein kinase HT1 isoform X6: MADNEIERRLKVGYSIHIGGLMRLDVEELSVDSMYVTVWASPLIPFHMGMIENVSSMLEDHFGRQLQLSCSVKPLKLLKLRVINSVKLMLFIRACKQPPVFCVVTEYLSEGCLRAYLHKLEHKSLALEKLMALAMDIARGVEYIHSQGIIHRDLKPENILINEDFHLKIADFGIACEEAFCDLLADDPSTYRWMVPETIKRKSYGRKVDVYGFGLILWEMVAGTIPYEDMTSVQAAFAVVNKTELLLQTQLTRETAALSPSLQRDFKRVLELAPRLLEELMKGGICLLAFRWLLFHVLIGIKVAMLIYRS; encoded by the exons ATGGCTGATAATGAGATCGAAAGGAGACTAAAG GTAGGATATTCAATTCATATAGGTGGGCTGATGCGATTGGACGTGGAAGAACTATCTGTTGATTCTATGTATGTTACAGTTTGGGCATCTCCGCTGATTCCATTTCATATGGGGATGATAGAGAACGTCAGCTCAATGCTGGAAGATCATTTTGGGCGTCAGCTGCAG CTATCTTGCAGTGTGAAGCCACTGAAACTGCTCAAGTTACGAGTTATCAACTCTGTCAAGCTGATGTTG TTCATACGTGCATGCAAACAACCACCAGTTTTTTGTGTTGTTACGGAGTATCTGTCAGAGGGTTGTTTGAGAGCATACCTCCACAAGCTTGAGCATAAGTCCCTAGCCCTGGAAAAATTGATGGCACTTGCCATGGATATTGCTCGTGGAGTAGAATATATTCATTCGCAGGGCATTATTCATCGGGACCTCAAACCAGAGAATATTCTTATCAATGAGGATTTTCACCTGAAAATTGCTGACTTTGGAATTGCTTGTGAGGAGGCATTCTGTGATCTCCTGGCTGATGACCCAAGCACTTACCGTTGGATGGTACCAGAGACGATCAAGAGAAAATCATACGGCAGAAAAGTTGACGTATATGGCTTTGGACTCATTCTATGGGAAATGGTGGCTGGAACCATTCCTTATGAAGATATGACATCAGTACAGGCTGCTTTTGCTGTTGTAAACAAG ACTGAATTGTTGCTTCAAACCCAATTAACGCGTGAAACAGCAGCCTTGTCTCCAAGTTTACAGCGTGATTTCAAACGCGTGCTTGAACTCGCACCTCGGCTTCTGGAAGAATTGATGAAG GGAGGAATTTGTCTTCTTGCATTCAGATGGCTATTATTCCACGTCCTTATCGGCATTAAAGTTGCAATGTTGATTTACAGAAGCTGA
- the LOC107847602 gene encoding serine/threonine/tyrosine-protein kinase HT1 isoform X1, producing MPPKEEKVPIDVVELDCKDGDGVPVAGMTKLDMPHGITIFYYEFQRLWRSCPLCCQKCSLQYQRDFDGGLLQCISEVTYEDDIKKVPSPPNVSNYLISEVGYSIHIGGLMRLDVEELSVDSMYVTVWASPLIPFHMGMIENVSSMLEDHFGRQLQLSCSVKPLKLLKLRVINSVKLMLFIRACKQPPVFCVVTEYLSEGCLRAYLHKLEHKSLALEKLMALAMDIARGVEYIHSQGIIHRDLKPENILINEDFHLKIADFGIACEEAFCDLLADDPSTYRWMVPETIKRKSYGRKVDVYGFGLILWEMVAGTIPYEDMTSVQAAFAVVNKTELLLQTQLTRETAALSPSLQRDFKRVLELAPRLLEELMKGGICLLAFRWLLFHVLIGIKVAMLIYRS from the exons ATGCCGCCTAAGGAAGAGAAGGTTCCAATCGACGTCGTCGAACTCGATTGTAAAGACGGCGATGGTGTTCCCGTTGCTGGAATGACAAAACTGGACATGCCTCACGGGATTACGATTTTCTATTACGAGTTTCAACGGCTATGGCGTTCCTGTCCTTTGTGTTGCCAGAAATGTAGCCTGCAATATCAGAG AGATTTTGATGGAGGCCTATTACAGTGTATATCTGAAGTTACATATGAAGATGACATTAAGAAAGTTCCTTCTCCTCCTAACGTTAGCAACTATTTGATTTCAGAG GTAGGATATTCAATTCATATAGGTGGGCTGATGCGATTGGACGTGGAAGAACTATCTGTTGATTCTATGTATGTTACAGTTTGGGCATCTCCGCTGATTCCATTTCATATGGGGATGATAGAGAACGTCAGCTCAATGCTGGAAGATCATTTTGGGCGTCAGCTGCAG CTATCTTGCAGTGTGAAGCCACTGAAACTGCTCAAGTTACGAGTTATCAACTCTGTCAAGCTGATGTTG TTCATACGTGCATGCAAACAACCACCAGTTTTTTGTGTTGTTACGGAGTATCTGTCAGAGGGTTGTTTGAGAGCATACCTCCACAAGCTTGAGCATAAGTCCCTAGCCCTGGAAAAATTGATGGCACTTGCCATGGATATTGCTCGTGGAGTAGAATATATTCATTCGCAGGGCATTATTCATCGGGACCTCAAACCAGAGAATATTCTTATCAATGAGGATTTTCACCTGAAAATTGCTGACTTTGGAATTGCTTGTGAGGAGGCATTCTGTGATCTCCTGGCTGATGACCCAAGCACTTACCGTTGGATGGTACCAGAGACGATCAAGAGAAAATCATACGGCAGAAAAGTTGACGTATATGGCTTTGGACTCATTCTATGGGAAATGGTGGCTGGAACCATTCCTTATGAAGATATGACATCAGTACAGGCTGCTTTTGCTGTTGTAAACAAG ACTGAATTGTTGCTTCAAACCCAATTAACGCGTGAAACAGCAGCCTTGTCTCCAAGTTTACAGCGTGATTTCAAACGCGTGCTTGAACTCGCACCTCGGCTTCTGGAAGAATTGATGAAG GGAGGAATTTGTCTTCTTGCATTCAGATGGCTATTATTCCACGTCCTTATCGGCATTAAAGTTGCAATGTTGATTTACAGAAGCTGA
- the LOC107847602 gene encoding serine/threonine/tyrosine-protein kinase HT1 isoform X5: MPPKEEKVPIDVVELDCKDGDGVPVAGMTKLDMPHGITIFYYEFQRLWRSCPLCCQKCSLQYQRDFDGGLLQCISEVTYEDDIKKVPSPPNVSNYLISEFIRACKQPPVFCVVTEYLSEGCLRAYLHKLEHKSLALEKLMALAMDIARGVEYIHSQGIIHRDLKPENILINEDFHLKIADFGIACEEAFCDLLADDPSTYRWMVPETIKRKSYGRKVDVYGFGLILWEMVAGTIPYEDMTSVQAAFAVVNKTELLLQTQLTRETAALSPSLQRDFKRVLELAPRLLEELMKGGICLLAFRWLLFHVLIGIKVAMLIYRS; encoded by the exons ATGCCGCCTAAGGAAGAGAAGGTTCCAATCGACGTCGTCGAACTCGATTGTAAAGACGGCGATGGTGTTCCCGTTGCTGGAATGACAAAACTGGACATGCCTCACGGGATTACGATTTTCTATTACGAGTTTCAACGGCTATGGCGTTCCTGTCCTTTGTGTTGCCAGAAATGTAGCCTGCAATATCAGAG AGATTTTGATGGAGGCCTATTACAGTGTATATCTGAAGTTACATATGAAGATGACATTAAGAAAGTTCCTTCTCCTCCTAACGTTAGCAACTATTTGATTTCAGAG TTCATACGTGCATGCAAACAACCACCAGTTTTTTGTGTTGTTACGGAGTATCTGTCAGAGGGTTGTTTGAGAGCATACCTCCACAAGCTTGAGCATAAGTCCCTAGCCCTGGAAAAATTGATGGCACTTGCCATGGATATTGCTCGTGGAGTAGAATATATTCATTCGCAGGGCATTATTCATCGGGACCTCAAACCAGAGAATATTCTTATCAATGAGGATTTTCACCTGAAAATTGCTGACTTTGGAATTGCTTGTGAGGAGGCATTCTGTGATCTCCTGGCTGATGACCCAAGCACTTACCGTTGGATGGTACCAGAGACGATCAAGAGAAAATCATACGGCAGAAAAGTTGACGTATATGGCTTTGGACTCATTCTATGGGAAATGGTGGCTGGAACCATTCCTTATGAAGATATGACATCAGTACAGGCTGCTTTTGCTGTTGTAAACAAG ACTGAATTGTTGCTTCAAACCCAATTAACGCGTGAAACAGCAGCCTTGTCTCCAAGTTTACAGCGTGATTTCAAACGCGTGCTTGAACTCGCACCTCGGCTTCTGGAAGAATTGATGAAG GGAGGAATTTGTCTTCTTGCATTCAGATGGCTATTATTCCACGTCCTTATCGGCATTAAAGTTGCAATGTTGATTTACAGAAGCTGA
- the LOC107847602 gene encoding serine/threonine-protein kinase STY46 isoform X2 translates to MPPKEEKVPIDVVELDCKDGDGVPVAGMTKLDMPHGITIFYYEFQRLWRSCPLCCQKCSLQYQRDFDGGLLQCISEVTYEDDIKKVPSPPNVSNYLISEVGYSIHIGGLMRLDVEELSVDSMYVTVWASPLIPFHMGMIENVSSMLEDHFGRQLQLSCSVKPLKLLKLRVINSVKLMLFIRACKQPPVFCVVTEYLSEGCLRAYLHKLEHKSLALEKLMALAMDIARGVEYIHSQGIIHRDLKPENILINEDFHLKIADFGIACEEAFCDLLADDPSTYRWMVPETIKRKSYGRKVDVYGFGLILWEMVAGTIPYEDMTSVQAAFAVVNKTELLLQTQLTRETAALSPSLQRDFKRVLELAPRLLEELMKMAIIPRPYRH, encoded by the exons ATGCCGCCTAAGGAAGAGAAGGTTCCAATCGACGTCGTCGAACTCGATTGTAAAGACGGCGATGGTGTTCCCGTTGCTGGAATGACAAAACTGGACATGCCTCACGGGATTACGATTTTCTATTACGAGTTTCAACGGCTATGGCGTTCCTGTCCTTTGTGTTGCCAGAAATGTAGCCTGCAATATCAGAG AGATTTTGATGGAGGCCTATTACAGTGTATATCTGAAGTTACATATGAAGATGACATTAAGAAAGTTCCTTCTCCTCCTAACGTTAGCAACTATTTGATTTCAGAG GTAGGATATTCAATTCATATAGGTGGGCTGATGCGATTGGACGTGGAAGAACTATCTGTTGATTCTATGTATGTTACAGTTTGGGCATCTCCGCTGATTCCATTTCATATGGGGATGATAGAGAACGTCAGCTCAATGCTGGAAGATCATTTTGGGCGTCAGCTGCAG CTATCTTGCAGTGTGAAGCCACTGAAACTGCTCAAGTTACGAGTTATCAACTCTGTCAAGCTGATGTTG TTCATACGTGCATGCAAACAACCACCAGTTTTTTGTGTTGTTACGGAGTATCTGTCAGAGGGTTGTTTGAGAGCATACCTCCACAAGCTTGAGCATAAGTCCCTAGCCCTGGAAAAATTGATGGCACTTGCCATGGATATTGCTCGTGGAGTAGAATATATTCATTCGCAGGGCATTATTCATCGGGACCTCAAACCAGAGAATATTCTTATCAATGAGGATTTTCACCTGAAAATTGCTGACTTTGGAATTGCTTGTGAGGAGGCATTCTGTGATCTCCTGGCTGATGACCCAAGCACTTACCGTTGGATGGTACCAGAGACGATCAAGAGAAAATCATACGGCAGAAAAGTTGACGTATATGGCTTTGGACTCATTCTATGGGAAATGGTGGCTGGAACCATTCCTTATGAAGATATGACATCAGTACAGGCTGCTTTTGCTGTTGTAAACAAG ACTGAATTGTTGCTTCAAACCCAATTAACGCGTGAAACAGCAGCCTTGTCTCCAAGTTTACAGCGTGATTTCAAACGCGTGCTTGAACTCGCACCTCGGCTTCTGGAAGAATTGATGAAG ATGGCTATTATTCCACGTCCTTATCGGCATTAA